In Papaver somniferum cultivar HN1 chromosome 9, ASM357369v1, whole genome shotgun sequence, the genomic stretch CCTGATCATCGGGTATAACATTTTTCGCGCCAATTCCGAAGTCTTTATAGTTCACTCCAGGTAGCAGTGGACTAGGAGTCATCGTATTTCCATACATGGGTATTGCAGGCCCTGAGTTCccattgttgagattattagtcccacattgtatgggcaattaagatcttgcggtttataatctcttaagaCCTCTCCAcacattgccaattggttttgagttggatgcccgtattctaacatggtatcagagcaggctatttgtgtcgtgtcagttgaccgcacctttactccgcgtcacccgatttattatcCACGTGTTAGATCCAACGAGAccgagcaggctatttgtgtcgtgtcagttgaccgcacctttactccgcgtcacccgatttattgtccacgtgttagatccAACGAGAccacacgtgagggggcgtgttgagattattagtcccacattgtatgggcaattaagatcctgcggtttataatctcttaggacctctccacacattgccaattggttttgagttggatgcccgtattctaacacccATTCATTTGCCCTATAAACACAAATCATGCATATTAGACCGAAATTGAGCCACCATCTAGGATTAGAAAAAAGACAATTGGAGTGATAATTTGCATAGATAAAAGTTGTGAATATTTTAACCTGCGATTGCAGCAGCctttctcttttgatgtttgataGCAAGAAATCCAACAACAgcccagaaaataagaaaaattggaattaaaatTCCGAGCACGATTGGTGTTGTTCTCTTTTTACCAGTGGTGGATGTTTCCTCATCTGTTTCTGATGaagtttctgttttctcatcCGTTCCTGGTGAAGTTTTTGTCCCAGGTGCTGTTGGGCATACGTCTTGATCAGAATAACACAACTCAGTCATTAGCTCTCCTGTCAACCTGAatcgaatttatttattttttatcagaAATGATTTCAAGAGATTAACGTGAAAAATCAATTATCAATGACGTGAATATATTTTGATGATGCCGACTTTCACTTACGTCAAATTTAACGTTTTTTCTTTCGATTTTTTCCTTAACGAAGTAGGCACTGTTCCAGTGAGATAATTATTCGCCAAATTCCTACAAGGAATAAAAACAATTGATGCATAAATGCTTTAAATACAGCACTTTCTGCAGTTAAACAATTGATTCATATGGTAAAACTTACAGCACTTTTAGTTTAGGGAAGTCCGCAAGAAAATCTGgaaattcatggctcaaaaagttaTCGCTCAAGTCTCTACAAAAAATTATTAACCATAACGAAAAAGAGATTAACTACAACTATCTCAAAAGAGATTAATTAAata encodes the following:
- the LOC113309684 gene encoding LRR receptor-like serine/threonine-protein kinase IOS1 — translated: MLEYLATDDENESDDPCLPIIKYSWTNCTSDDTPRITALNLGLSGAMSNADLPDFSVMDALEIIDLSDNFLSHEFPDFLADFPKLKVLNLANNYLTGTVPTSLRKKSKEKTLNLTLTGELMTELCYSDQDVCPTAPGTKTSPGTDEKTETSSETDEETSTTGKKRTTPIVLGILIPIFLIFWAVVGFLAIKHQKRKAAAIAGQMNGC